The nucleotide sequence TCGCCTTGGCGCTGCGCGACCGGACGATCGCCGAGGACCAGCTCCGGTCCGGGCTGCAACGCGTCGAGACGATCGGCGCGGAGATCGTCGAGTCGGTGCGCGGCGGCGTGGACGGGGCCTCGCTTCGGGCCTACGCCGCGGCGCGCGACGCCGCGCGGGCGCGGGTGCCCGGGCTGCGCGACCGCGCGCTGGCCGCGGCGCGCGCCGAAGACGAGGTGCGCGAACGGCTGAAGCAGATCGGGCGCGAGGTGCAGGTGCTCGAGAAGCTGCGGCGGGAGGCGTTCGAGCGTTGGCTCCGCGACCTCGCGCGCCGCGAGCAGGCGATGGTGGACGACGTCGTGTTGGTGCGCCGCGCGCGCGCCATGGCGACGGAGGGACGGCAATGAGGCTGCGGCATGTTCTGGTCGGCGTTCTCGGCGCGGCGGTGTTGGTCAACCTGATCATCGCGGCCGACATCCTCGGCAATCTCGGCCTGCTTCCGGGCGCCGAGGCCGGCGCGAAGGAAGAGGTCCGCGCGCCGAAGGACGCGCCCGCGGGGAACGCGGGGGCCAAGGAGGCCGAGGCGGCCTACAAGGCGCTCGTCTCCGAGCTGCAGGCGCAGAAGCAGACGCTCGACAAGAAGTCCCAGGAGCTGGCGGAGCGGGAACGGCAGGTCGGCGTCGTGCGGGCCGAGCTGCAGGCGCAGCAGGACCAGCAGCCGGCGCAGGCCGCGCGTCCCGGGCAGCAGGGAAGCGGCGGGGCGCAGTCGCAGCCCGGCGACTCGTTCAAGCGGTTGGTCAAGGCCTTCGCCGGGATGGAACCGGAGAACGCCGCGCGCGCGCTGGCCGAGCTCTACAACCGCGACCGCGACACGGCGATCGACCTGATGCTCGCGCTGCCGGCGCGGCGCTCCGGCGCGATCCTCGACGCGCTCGCGCAGACCAAGCCGGGACTCGCCGCGGACATCTCGGCCGACATGTCCCACCGGGACGAACCGCGCGCGCAGTGACCCGCCGCGCGTTCCGCCGTCATCCTCGACGCGCGCCGCCCCCTAGGCGGCGCGTTTTCTGTTCGAAGGCGGCGCGGAAGCAGAACCACTGGTGCGGCGCCTCGCGGATCGCCCACTCGACCTCGCGCGCCATCGCCTGGACGATCTCCCGCTGCGCTTCGCGGCTT is from bacterium and encodes:
- a CDS encoding flagellar FliJ family protein, coding for MARFLFRLRAPLRLARLRRTEGRKDLALALRDRTIAEDQLRSGLQRVETIGAEIVESVRGGVDGASLRAYAAARDAARARVPGLRDRALAAARAEDEVRERLKQIGREVQVLEKLRREAFERWLRDLARREQAMVDDVVLVRRARAMATEGRQ